The following coding sequences lie in one Arachis hypogaea cultivar Tifrunner chromosome 9, arahy.Tifrunner.gnm2.J5K5, whole genome shotgun sequence genomic window:
- the LOC112708899 gene encoding RING-H2 finger protein ATL34-like, which translates to MTMSPEQMNIVFGILIVGALIIAFTFFSFTMLGWCSHTSDMPAPPGIYLDNKFSGCGGASLESHSITFQYKVGGSVDGRNQTECVICLAQFEEEESVRKLHSCKHVFHTCCIDRWLGSHTGCPLCRSQIDQAAASPNGNNHIILVSVDS; encoded by the coding sequence ATGACCATGTCACCGGAACAAATGAACATCGTCTTTGGCATACTCATAGTTGGAGCACTCATAATTGCCTTCACATTCTTCAGCTTCACCATGCTTGGATGGTGCAGTCACACTAGTGACATGCCGGCACCACCGGGAATATATTTGGACAACAAGTTCTCCGGCTGCGGCGGCGCGAGTTTGGAGTCGCACTCCATTACCTTCCAGTACAAGGTAGGTGGCTCTGTTGATGGAAGGAACCAAACAGAGTGTGTTATATGCTTGGCGCAGTTCGAAGAAGAAGAGAGTGTTCGGAAGCTTCACAGTTGCAAGCATGTTTTCCACACGTGTTGCATTGATAGGTGGCTCGGCTCTCATACCGGCTGCCCCTTGTGCCGGAGTCAGATCGACCAAGCCGCCGCTTCCCCAAATGGAAATAACCATATCATCTTGGTTTCTGTTGATTCCTGA